Proteins encoded within one genomic window of Flavobacterium gilvum:
- a CDS encoding type II toxin-antitoxin system RelE/ParE family toxin: MGLKIYWTDSAKIEVKSIYVFFKRETSAVVAKKFIKEITDQVKLLIDQPYLGKVDQQLIGSSREFRHLIYGNYKIIYWLNIDNDQVEIWDVFDCRQEPLKIKRTK; the protein is encoded by the coding sequence ATGGGATTAAAAATCTATTGGACTGATTCAGCTAAAATTGAGGTTAAATCGATTTATGTTTTTTTTAAAAGAGAAACAAGTGCTGTTGTTGCAAAAAAATTCATAAAAGAAATCACGGACCAAGTTAAACTATTAATTGACCAACCTTATCTTGGGAAGGTTGACCAGCAATTAATTGGTAGTTCAAGAGAATTTAGACATTTAATTTACGGTAATTACAAAATTATATATTGGTTAAATATAGATAATGACCAAGTAGAAATTTGGGATGTTTTCGATTGTCGCCAAGAACCTTTAAAAATTAAAAGAACGAAATAA
- a CDS encoding bifunctional UDP-N-acetylmuramoyl-tripeptide:D-alanyl-D-alanine ligase/alanine racemase has translation MNLSLKKIISILNTQEIGTPDDLTIDNISIDSRSLQNNDKTLFFALVGNNNDAHIYIKDLMLKGVRNFVVTHIPEGLEGKANFLVVKNTLEALQQVAAYYRSLFAFPIIGVTGSNGKTIVKEWLNFLLSPDYNIIRSPKSYNSQVGVPLSVLAINEQHNLGIFEAGISTVSEMDKLEKIIQPTIGILTNIGSAHDEGFESTEEKIKEKMLLFQHSKVVIFQKNELVDKCLESFSGYIPPSGAREIFSWSFTDNSATVFVSKKEHTHENIHIEYTYKGNVSDLKIPFVDDASVENVISCLSVLLYLEYDEKTIQNRIELLYPMEMRLKVKKGINNCSLIDDSYSSDFQSLKIALDFLESQKQHQKKTVVLSDIFQSGLSNEVLYSKVAELIVSNDINRVIGIGDTISILKTKLPNAVFFKDTNEFLVQLEQLNFENETILIKGARSFQFEEIVSALTEKTHETVLEINLNAISHNYNFFKSKLKPTTKMMAMVKAFGYGSGGFEIAKLLEHHKLDYLGVAFADEGISLKTAGIKLPIMVLNPENTSFSAIIQHQLEPEIYSLKGLNAFLKIAEQKKLKDFPIHIKMDTGMHRLGFEANTIDDLIATLKGNQTVKVKSILSHLATSDDLQHKDFVYYQINLFEKLSSKLMTELAINPIRHILNTSGISNFPEAQYDMVRLGIGLYGVSNDSEEQKYLENVGTLKSVISQIRTIQSGESVGYGRRFMANRESRIATIPIGYADGISRHWGNGIGFVTIKNKKAPVLGSVCMDMLMVDVTEIDCKEGDSVVIFGESPTVSYMAEQLKTIPYEILTSISQRVKRVFYRE, from the coding sequence ATGAATTTATCCCTAAAAAAAATCATTTCAATTCTTAATACCCAAGAAATTGGAACACCAGATGATTTAACAATCGACAACATTTCCATCGACAGCCGTTCTTTGCAAAATAATGACAAAACGCTTTTTTTTGCATTGGTCGGAAACAATAATGACGCCCATATTTACATAAAAGATTTGATGCTCAAAGGAGTTCGTAATTTTGTGGTAACTCATATTCCCGAAGGTCTCGAAGGCAAAGCCAATTTTTTGGTTGTCAAAAACACTTTGGAAGCCTTACAGCAAGTTGCGGCGTATTACCGAAGTCTTTTTGCCTTTCCGATTATTGGAGTAACGGGAAGTAACGGAAAAACAATCGTAAAGGAATGGCTCAATTTCTTGTTGAGTCCCGATTATAATATTATCCGAAGTCCAAAGAGTTATAATTCTCAGGTTGGGGTTCCGTTGTCGGTGCTCGCTATAAATGAACAACATAATCTTGGGATTTTTGAAGCCGGAATTTCGACTGTTTCCGAAATGGATAAATTGGAAAAAATCATTCAACCTACGATTGGGATTTTAACCAATATCGGTTCTGCCCACGATGAAGGTTTTGAAAGCACCGAGGAAAAAATCAAAGAAAAAATGCTGCTTTTCCAACATTCTAAAGTAGTAATTTTTCAAAAAAATGAATTGGTAGATAAATGTTTGGAATCTTTTAGCGGTTATATTCCCCCTTCGGGGGCTAGGGAGATTTTTTCTTGGTCTTTTACGGATAATTCTGCGACAGTTTTTGTTTCCAAAAAAGAGCATACTCACGAAAATATACATATTGAATATACATATAAAGGAAACGTTTCGGACTTGAAAATTCCTTTTGTGGATGATGCTTCAGTCGAAAACGTGATTTCCTGTTTATCAGTTTTACTGTATTTGGAATATGATGAAAAAACGATTCAGAATCGAATTGAATTGTTGTATCCAATGGAAATGCGTTTGAAAGTAAAAAAAGGAATCAACAATTGCAGTTTGATTGATGATAGTTATAGTTCCGATTTTCAGTCTTTGAAAATTGCCTTGGATTTTCTCGAAAGCCAAAAACAGCATCAGAAAAAAACAGTAGTGCTGTCTGATATTTTTCAGAGCGGATTGTCTAACGAAGTATTGTATTCTAAAGTAGCCGAGTTGATTGTTTCCAACGATATCAACCGTGTAATTGGGATTGGAGATACGATTTCTATATTGAAAACAAAACTTCCGAATGCTGTTTTTTTCAAAGACACTAACGAATTTTTAGTGCAATTGGAGCAATTAAATTTTGAAAACGAAACGATTTTGATAAAAGGAGCAAGATCGTTCCAATTTGAAGAAATAGTGTCGGCGCTGACTGAGAAAACTCACGAAACCGTTCTTGAAATCAATCTGAACGCAATTAGTCATAATTATAACTTCTTTAAATCAAAACTAAAACCAACAACCAAAATGATGGCGATGGTCAAAGCGTTTGGTTATGGAAGCGGTGGATTTGAAATTGCAAAATTGCTGGAACATCACAAACTAGATTATCTCGGAGTGGCTTTCGCCGATGAAGGAATTTCGCTGAAAACGGCCGGAATCAAATTGCCAATTATGGTTTTGAATCCTGAAAATACTAGCTTTTCGGCTATCATTCAGCATCAGTTGGAACCGGAAATTTACAGTCTGAAAGGATTGAATGCGTTCCTTAAAATTGCCGAACAAAAGAAATTAAAAGACTTTCCTATTCATATAAAGATGGATACCGGAATGCACCGTCTCGGTTTTGAGGCCAATACGATAGATGATTTAATCGCCACTTTGAAAGGAAATCAAACCGTCAAAGTGAAGAGTATTCTGTCTCATTTGGCGACAAGCGATGACTTGCAACACAAAGATTTCGTATATTATCAAATAAATTTATTCGAAAAATTATCTTCTAAATTAATGACCGAATTGGCGATTAACCCGATTCGCCATATTTTGAACACTTCCGGCATCAGTAATTTTCCCGAGGCGCAATATGATATGGTTCGTTTGGGAATTGGTCTTTATGGCGTTTCCAATGATTCGGAGGAACAAAAATACCTTGAAAACGTAGGAACATTAAAATCAGTTATTTCTCAGATTAGAACGATTCAATCCGGAGAAAGCGTTGGTTACGGCAGACGATTTATGGCAAACAGAGAATCGAGAATTGCCACAATCCCGATAGGTTACGCCGACGGAATTTCGAGACATTGGGGAAATGGCATTGGATTTGTAACCATTAAAAACAAAAAAGCACCTGTTCTTGGAAGTGTTTGCATGGATATGCTAATGGTAGATGTAACCGAAATTGACTGCAAAGAAGGAGACTCGGTTGTTATTTTTGGCGAAAGCCCAACCGTTTCCTATATGGCAGAACAATTGAAAACCATTCCGTATGAAATTTTGACCAGTATATCTCAAAGGGTTAAGAGAGTTTTTTATAGGGAGTAG